From the Hydrogenobacter sp. genome, the window GCTGGATAAGTGTTACAAAGGATATTTTGATGCCATAATGGAGGCAAAGAAAAAGTCAGAGGAAGCTCTAAATAAGGCTAACGAGGCTTCCAACAAGGCTAACGAAGCTCTTAATAAAGCTAACGATCTCGAGGGAAGGGTCAGCAAGCTTGAAGGCATAGTGGATGATCACGAAAAGAGGATAAAAGCTTTGGAGAGTAAAGAAATTCCAAAAGGAGGATGGCAACTTGAGGAAATAGGAGCAGTTTACTTTGACTTTGACAAATTCAACATCAAAAAATCTCAGGCTAAAAAGCTTGACGATATAGCGAATAAGATACAGTCAGACACCAGGGAGATACTCATTGTTGGTTTTGCGGATACGAGAGGTTCAAGCAAGTATAACTTTAACCTCTCCATGTACAGGGCGCAGATGGTAGCATCTTATCTTGCCAAGAAGGGAGTTGACATAGGAAGAATGAGGATAGCTTCTTACGGTAAGGAAGTAGCCAAGCTTATAAGCCCAAAGTATGCTGAGCAAAGGGTAGTCAGGATTTACTTCATCAAGTAATCCTTTAATCTCCTAAGGCCCTCTTCGAGGGCTTTTTTGTCCTTTGTATAGGAAAATCTTATAAATTTTTTTGTTTTGTAGCTACCAAAATCCGTACCAGGGGTCACAGCTACTTTCGCTTCCCTGAGAAGTCTTTCGCAAAAGGTGAAAGCATCTTCCGAGTATCTTTCTATATTTGCCCAGATGTAAAAGGCACCTTCAGGCTTCACAGGTATATCAAAGATCTGTCTTAGCTCTTCGTAAAGGAAGTCCCTCCTTTTTCTGAATATCTCTCTAACTCTATTAAGGTAAGTATAGTCAAAGGCTCCAAGAGCAGCATACTGGCTGAGGGTCGGTGCAGAAATAAAAACGTTCTGTATTACCTTTTCAGCTTTTTGCAAAAGTTCTTCGGGAAGTATCATCCAGCCGATCCTAAATCCCGGCATGCAAAACCATTTTGAAAAACCGCTTATAACTATCGCTTTATCGGAAAACTCAAGAGCCGTGTGTTCTTCTTGTTCGTAAGCTAGACCGTGATAAATTTCGTCAGATATAAAGTATATTCCCCTATCATCACAGTACCTAATTAGAGAAACAAGAGTATCGGCACTGTAAACGCTACCTGCAGGATTTGAAGGCGAAGATATATGAATGGCTTTATAGTCTTTGTATTCCTTAAGCATATCCACATTTATGGTGTAACTTGTGCTTTCGTCAACAGGTAAAAAGATGGGAGTTATGTCAAGCAAATGAGCAAAGTTTTTGTAACATGGGTAAGAAGGATCGGGAAGAACTATCTTTTCTCCAGCACTCATAATTATAGAGTAGGCAACGAGGAAAGCCCCAGATGTTCCTGTGGTTACAACTACGCGATGGGGTGATATATTAACGCGATACTTGATATAGTAATGCTGTGCTATCTTCTCTCTTAGCTCCCATATACCGAGACTGGGTGTGTAAAAGTACTTTCTATCTTTTATAGCTTTCTCGAGTGCCTCGATAACTGAAGGTGGCGGATCAAGATCGGGTTCACCTATCTCCATATGAATTACATCACCTATAGCCTTTGCTTCCCTGAGTATGTCCATCACTATAAAAGAACTTATCTTGTCTATCCTTTCCATCATCAGAAGGTACAATTATAGTATGCTTTTTCTCCTTTTTGTCTTCCCGTTGATAGCTATAGGGAAAGTCTTCTTGATGTCTAACTATCCCCTTCCTGATAACAACTTGGAAAGCGTCATCAACGAAGAAAATTATCTGGGTATAGTTGAGATAATAAAGCACATAGAAGGTGTGAAGGACGTTTTCACTATGAAAGAGGGAAATAATCTTTACATATACGTTGAGAGGTATCCTATACTCAAGAAAGTTGTGATAAGGGGGAATGTTGCTCTTTGGAGAGACACTATAATGAGTCGCCTTGGACTCTATGAAGGTATGCCTCTCAAAGAGATAAGCAAAGAAAGTATAGAAGAGAGGATCAAAAGAATATACAGGGATGAGGGATTTCTTGATGCTAAGGTAGGCGTTACTCTTGATATCACTGAAGATGGCTATGTTTACCTTTATATAGGCATTGATGAAGGAGATGTTTATTTTACAGGAGGTGGAGTTTACGAAGGCTCAACATTAAAGCGAGAGGAACTGGACAAAGCTCTCGGACTTGTTAAGGGAAGGCTTGCAAAAGAGAGCGAGTTTGAGGACGAGATATTTACACTGCAGGACTTTTACATAAACAAGGGCTTCCTTGACAGCTTTGTCTACTTTAAGGGTATAAAGAAAGAGGAAATGAAGAAACCTTTTTTTAACGTGCTTTTTCCCGTAGATGAAAGGGTAAAGAGAAAACCTCTGAAGGTGGTAGGTTCTCTGGTAGATGGCTTCTCTAACTTTCTTAAACATCCCTTAGGCGTTTTTGAGGCGATCACAGGCAAGGGTCACTTAGCTTATCCCGTCTTCAGTATCATTGAAGGTAACAGATACGAGATAGATTTTGAAGGTGCTAAGCACTTTGATAGGAACTACCTTTTAGAGATTTCTGGACTTAAAGAGAAAGGGGTAGATCCCTTTTCCCTTGAGGAAGCAAAAGAGAATATACAAATAGCTTACAAAAGAATGGGCTTTTTTGATGCTCAAGTGTCTTACAGCACAGGAGCGAATCAAGTTACTTTTCACATTGCGGAAGGTGAGCGCTATAAGGCTGTTGTGGGCGGTAAAGAGTTTCCCTACGATGAGGATCGTATAAAAAGTCTCATAGATGAGCAAGTACAGAGACTGAAAAAAGAAGGTTACACACTTGCGGAAGGCTCTTACTCCCAACATGTGGACATAGAAAGTAAGAAGGTTTATGTGGATATTAGTATAAACAGAGGTAAAAGACAAATACTTAGCAAATTCCTTTACGAGGGTAAAGACAGAGAACTTACCAAGATCTTCAAAGAACACAATGATAAATTGCCTGCGGTGTATAACACCGATCTCATTGAAGCGCTTAACGTTGATATAAAGAATTACTTTTTAAAAAAGGGCTATATGGAGGGAGATTTCAATACGGATGTGTCTATTTCTGAGGATGAAAATAATATTTATTATACTTACAAATACACTATAAAAGAGGGACCAAGATACAAACTCGGACACGATATCTACTACGGATATACGCATACCGCAAGAAGGGAGCTCTCTTATATGACTGTAAGAAACGAGTTTTACTCTGAAAATGATAGCGACAAAACCCTCAACAATATGATAGTGAGCGATATATTCAGCGGTGTGAAAATTGATACTTTCTTAGATAAAGATAAGAAGGAAGTTCACAGACTTATACAGCTTTCCGAAGACAAAAGAGGTATGTACGATCTTTCTTTTGGCTACAACACTCAAGAAAAGTTAGTAATGGACTCCTTTTTAGGTTGGAAAAATCTGTTCGGGATAGGTCTGAACACTGGCTTGAGATACAGAAGGACAGGTAAAAGGGAGCTTTATAGTTTAGATCTTTCCGACAACTTTCTATTTACGAGAAGGTTGTGGTTAAAAACCTCACTTTTTAAGAACTACGAGGAGCACAGAAGCTATACCCTCACATCGAGCGGTTTTACCATCAGTCTTGGATACAGAATAACGGATAACACATCCATAGGTCCTGTAATATCAAGAACTACAAACTCGGCTTTAGGCGAGCTTATAGACGTTTCTAAGTATGGTATTTTCCTCCTCAGGGAATACAAAGATAATATCTTTTCTCCCAAAAGGATACATTACGATAGCGTTAGTTTAACAAGATCTATCGGCGATAGAGAATACACCAAGTTTGAGCTTTCTACCTTTTACCTGATACCTTTACGAAAGGGTATAAACCTGAGCTTCAAGGTAGCGGGTGGATACGTTGGCAGATCGTCACCCATTTTTGAAAGGTTCTTTCTTGGCGGTTTGAGGGATCTGAGAGGTTATGACTTTGAGAGCGTTGGACAGCCTCAAGGTGGCAGATACTACACTTTCGGGAGGATGGAGCTGGAAGTTCCCATAAGAGGATCCTTTGTAGGTATAATTTTTACAGATATGGGAAATGTTGGAGATAAGTTTTCCCAGACTATAAAGAACCCGAAGAAGGATGTTGGTGTGTCATTGGGTATAAAAACACCGGTAGGACCTTTAAGGTTTGATGTTGCGCTCCCCCTTGAAAAGTCAGTTCCAAGGAGGCTCAGACTGTATCTATCTGTGGGATACTACTACTGAGGAGTTGTTTCAGATACAAAATGAGATCCTCTCTCAAATCGTCCCTGTGCAAAGCGAAATCAAGAACTGTCTGTATATAACCTAAGGGTGTTCCAGTATCGTAGACTTTCGCATCTATCTTTATCGCATAAACTGCCTCATCTTCAATGAGAAGTTTGATGGCGTCAGTAAGTTGTATCTCTCCACCCTTTCCCGGAGGTGTAACTTTGAGCTTTTCAAATATTCTCGGAGTGAAAAGATACCTTCCCACTATGGCAAGATTGGAAGGTGCCTCCTTAGGTTTGGGTTTTTCTATGAGGTCATCTATTATGTATATGTCCTTTTCTATATGCCTTCCGTATATGATGCCATACTTAGAAACATCCTTTCTATCTACCTCAAAAACAGCTATAACGCTCTTGCCAAAACGGTTGTACACTTCCATCATCCGCTCAAGTATATTTTTGTTATCCCTGACTATGATGTCACCCAACGCTACCACGAAGGGTTCATAACCTACTACGGGTTCAGCTACAAGCACCGCATGACCAAGTCCAAGCTGTTCCTTCTGCCTTATATATATGGGGTTTATCAGTCTACTTATCTCCATAATGTTCCTGAGAAGATCCGTCTTTCCGCACTGCTCCAAATGCTTTTCCAGATCCGTGTTTATATCAAAATGATGCTCAATGGGTCTTTTGTGCCTTCCAGTAACAAATATAACATTTTCAATATTTGCAGAAAGGCATTCTTCAACTATAAACTGTATAACGGGTTTGTCTATTATTGGGAACATCTCCTTGGGCATAGCCTTAGTTGCAGGCAAAAATCTCGTACCCCATCCTGCTACCGGTAATACCGCCTTTCTTACTACCATTTTCTCACCCCCTACTTTGGTGTAATAATGTTTTAAAGTTAAATCCTTTAGAATTTATATCAAGACAGAATGTGTTTAAGCATCTCCTCACATGCGTTGGGATTGGCAAATCTTTTTATACCTTTTGAGAAACTTTCTCTTTCACTCAAGAGGCGTTCAAGAGCTTTAACAACTTTCTGAGAAGATGCCTCCTTTTGAGTTATGAGGATACCTCCTCCTATCTGCT encodes:
- a CDS encoding OmpA family protein, giving the protein MRKSLLLSLALLGSVAFAEESLDPCGSPKEVYSKYMLDKCYKGYFDAIMEAKKKSEEALNKANEASNKANEALNKANDLEGRVSKLEGIVDDHEKRIKALESKEIPKGGWQLEEIGAVYFDFDKFNIKKSQAKKLDDIANKIQSDTREILIVGFADTRGSSKYNFNLSMYRAQMVASYLAKKGVDIGRMRIASYGKEVAKLISPKYAEQRVVRIYFIK
- a CDS encoding aminotransferase class I/II-fold pyridoxal phosphate-dependent enzyme; amino-acid sequence: MERIDKISSFIVMDILREAKAIGDVIHMEIGEPDLDPPPSVIEALEKAIKDRKYFYTPSLGIWELREKIAQHYYIKYRVNISPHRVVVTTGTSGAFLVAYSIIMSAGEKIVLPDPSYPCYKNFAHLLDITPIFLPVDESTSYTINVDMLKEYKDYKAIHISSPSNPAGSVYSADTLVSLIRYCDDRGIYFISDEIYHGLAYEQEEHTALEFSDKAIVISGFSKWFCMPGFRIGWMILPEELLQKAEKVIQNVFISAPTLSQYAALGAFDYTYLNRVREIFRKRRDFLYEELRQIFDIPVKPEGAFYIWANIERYSEDAFTFCERLLREAKVAVTPGTDFGSYKTKKFIRFSYTKDKKALEEGLRRLKDYLMK
- a CDS encoding POTRA domain-containing protein; the protein is MLFLLFVFPLIAIGKVFLMSNYPLPDNNLESVINEENYLGIVEIIKHIEGVKDVFTMKEGNNLYIYVERYPILKKVVIRGNVALWRDTIMSRLGLYEGMPLKEISKESIEERIKRIYRDEGFLDAKVGVTLDITEDGYVYLYIGIDEGDVYFTGGGVYEGSTLKREELDKALGLVKGRLAKESEFEDEIFTLQDFYINKGFLDSFVYFKGIKKEEMKKPFFNVLFPVDERVKRKPLKVVGSLVDGFSNFLKHPLGVFEAITGKGHLAYPVFSIIEGNRYEIDFEGAKHFDRNYLLEISGLKEKGVDPFSLEEAKENIQIAYKRMGFFDAQVSYSTGANQVTFHIAEGERYKAVVGGKEFPYDEDRIKSLIDEQVQRLKKEGYTLAEGSYSQHVDIESKKVYVDISINRGKRQILSKFLYEGKDRELTKIFKEHNDKLPAVYNTDLIEALNVDIKNYFLKKGYMEGDFNTDVSISEDENNIYYTYKYTIKEGPRYKLGHDIYYGYTHTARRELSYMTVRNEFYSENDSDKTLNNMIVSDIFSGVKIDTFLDKDKKEVHRLIQLSEDKRGMYDLSFGYNTQEKLVMDSFLGWKNLFGIGLNTGLRYRRTGKRELYSLDLSDNFLFTRRLWLKTSLFKNYEEHRSYTLTSSGFTISLGYRITDNTSIGPVISRTTNSALGELIDVSKYGIFLLREYKDNIFSPKRIHYDSVSLTRSIGDREYTKFELSTFYLIPLRKGINLSFKVAGGYVGRSSPIFERFFLGGLRDLRGYDFESVGQPQGGRYYTFGRMELEVPIRGSFVGIIFTDMGNVGDKFSQTIKNPKKDVGVSLGIKTPVGPLRFDVALPLEKSVPRRLRLYLSVGYYY
- the galU gene encoding UTP--glucose-1-phosphate uridylyltransferase GalU — its product is MVVRKAVLPVAGWGTRFLPATKAMPKEMFPIIDKPVIQFIVEECLSANIENVIFVTGRHKRPIEHHFDINTDLEKHLEQCGKTDLLRNIMEISRLINPIYIRQKEQLGLGHAVLVAEPVVGYEPFVVALGDIIVRDNKNILERMMEVYNRFGKSVIAVFEVDRKDVSKYGIIYGRHIEKDIYIIDDLIEKPKPKEAPSNLAIVGRYLFTPRIFEKLKVTPPGKGGEIQLTDAIKLLIEDEAVYAIKIDAKVYDTGTPLGYIQTVLDFALHRDDLREDLILYLKQLLSSSIPQIDTV